Genomic segment of Microbacterium hydrocarbonoxydans:
TCGTCGCGATGCTCGCTGCCGCAGCGCTCTTCGCGAACTACTACGTGATCGTGAGCTGGTTCGCGCTGGGACTCGGAGTGGGCTTCGCCGTGATCGCCGCGCTCGGAGTGATCCGCGCGGTGCGTTGGAGGCTCTGGGAACGAGGTGCCGGCATCGCTCTCGCCGAAGCGATGCTCGCCATCGTCGCCGTGATCTGGACGTGGGTCGCCGTCTTCACCTCCGAGCACCGTGGCTCGACGCTCGAGTCCATGCGCGTGCAGATGGCCGCAGAGATCGCACGGGCGCCGATCGACCCCGGCCCGATGGAGTGGATGCAGCGGCACCTGCTCGCTCCGATCACCGCGTTCGTCACCGTCGCCATCGCGAATGGGCAGATGGTCTTCGTGATCGCCCTCTTCGGGGCGTTCGTGATGTCGTCGATGGTGATGCTCCTCGTCTGGGTGCGTCTCTACAACTGGTACGTCTACCTCGGTTCCTGTTCGGTATCGCAAGCGGACGCGCGGCGAAACGCGCGCAGCGGCATGCGGAGCTGACCGCCGTCGATCTCGGGGTCGTCCTTCTCGTCGCGGCGCTCACGGTGTTCTTCGCGAGTGGACTCTTCGTGGGCATGGCGGATGCGGGGGCGCCGACGGGCGGATGACTCTCATCGGCGCTGACGGGATGCGGAGCAGTCCGGCTCCCGGCGTTGGACGGCCGTCTTGCTGTCGCGCGGAACTCCCTCGCCTGAGCATCCGGCCATCGCCGAGATCACCGTCCTCAAGGGTGAGCGTGCGCCTACTGCGACCGACGCACTCGCAGCACCAGCGCGATCAGCGCGAGCACGATGACCACTACTCCGTAGCCGATGCACACGGTGTCGAGTCCGAGCGGCGCCACGAGAAGGCCGGCGACCACCGCGGGTACGCCGAAGGCCGAGTAGGCGAGCACGTAGATCACGGCGAACGTGTCGGCGCGCTCGGCGGGCGGGATCCGCGGTGCGAGCGAGGCGACCACGCCAGAGAACGCCGTGCCGAAGCCCATGCCCGTGATCGCGGTCGCGGCGAGATAGAAGGGCAGCGACCCGATGCTCAGCGCCACGAGCGAGAGCGCGGTTCCGGTCGCGAGTGCCGACGTGCCGAAGATCACCGACGTCCGAGGGCTGCGGTGGCGCATCAGAAACGCCGTGATCGCGCCGACGCCGGCGAGCATCCCGACCGCGAGCCCCTGCCACGAGTGCGCGACGCCGCCGAGCTCGCTGTGCACGATGGTGGCGCCGAGTGAGAGGAACAGGCCGCCTGTCGCCCAGCCGGCGATGACGGCGGGGGCACCGCGCCAGAAGTCGCCGCGCACGCCGGCCGGCACCGAGAGGCGGAACCGCAGCGACGCCCACGCCCCCGCACGCAGCGGTGCCGTCTCGGGGGCGAGCAGGAAGAGCCCGGCGAGGACCAGATAGATCGCCGTCAACGGCGCGAAAACGTCGAGCAGCGGCTCGCCGGTGACGTCGAGCACGATGCCGGCCAGGATGGCACCGAGTCCGAGGCCGATTCCGGGGCTGAGGGCGTTCCAGAGCGCGGCGACGCGTGCCTTGCCCTTCGGTGCGAGGTCGAGAGCCGCGGCCGACAAAGTCGAGATCAGCACCCCACTCGCCGCGCCCTGCAGCACCCGCGCGAGCACGAGGGTCGCCACGGTGTCGGCATGCCAGAACAGCACCATGCTCGCAGCGAGCAGCAGGAAGCCCGAGATCGCCACCGGTCGGCGGCCGATGTGGTCGGAGAGGGATCCGGCGCTGAGCAGGGCGAGCAGAAGCGCGATCGCATAGACGGCGAAGACCGCGCTGATGACGATCGAGTCGAATCCGATCTCGGCCGCGAGCACGGGGTAGAACGGCGAGGGAGCGCTCGCGCCGACCATCATCGCGATCTGGGCTGCGACCGCCAGTGCGAACCCGAAGCGCGAGCGGCGGGCGGATGCGGTCGCGACGGGCGTCGGGGCTGTGATCGTCATCCGTGCTCCTCGGTTCGAAATCGTTGGTTCGACAATCATCGAACTGTTGGAGCGTACTCGCCCTGACGCGATTGTTCAACTATTCTCGAACTATGCCTGGCGACCTCCCGCATCCGGATCGCTCCGAGATCCAGTTGACCGATGTGCTCTTCGCGCTCAGTGACCCGGAGCGGCTCGCGATCACGCGCCAGCTCGCCGACGGTCCGCTCGACATGGCGGAGTGTCACGCGACGGACCCGAATCTGCCGAAGTCGACCAAATCGCATTTCATGAAGGTGCTGCGCGAGGCGGGCGTGATCCGCAATGAGCCGAATGGCCGCAGGCGGATGCTGACGCTGCGGCGCGATGACCTCGACGATCTGTTCCCGGGGCTGCTGGAGTCGGTGCTGCGGCCGTAGCCTGCACCCCCGTTCGACTTTCGCGGCCGATCGAGCGTCAAGGTGTCGAACGGCATACTGCTCTGCGAGACCTGTCATCATCGGATTCACGACGGCGGCTGGGAGATCCGCGT
This window contains:
- a CDS encoding MFS transporter; translated protein: MTITAPTPVATASARRSRFGFALAVAAQIAMMVGASAPSPFYPVLAAEIGFDSIVISAVFAVYAIALLLALLSAGSLSDHIGRRPVAISGFLLLAASMVLFWHADTVATLVLARVLQGAASGVLISTLSAAALDLAPKGKARVAALWNALSPGIGLGLGAILAGIVLDVTGEPLLDVFAPLTAIYLVLAGLFLLAPETAPLRAGAWASLRFRLSVPAGVRGDFWRGAPAVIAGWATGGLFLSLGATIVHSELGGVAHSWQGLAVGMLAGVGAITAFLMRHRSPRTSVIFGTSALATGTALSLVALSIGSLPFYLAATAITGMGFGTAFSGVVASLAPRIPPAERADTFAVIYVLAYSAFGVPAVVAGLLVAPLGLDTVCIGYGVVVIVLALIALVLRVRRSQ
- a CDS encoding ArsR family transcriptional regulator → MPGDLPHPDRSEIQLTDVLFALSDPERLAITRQLADGPLDMAECHATDPNLPKSTKSHFMKVLREAGVIRNEPNGRRRMLTLRRDDLDDLFPGLLESVLRP